The Amblyomma americanum isolate KBUSLIRL-KWMA chromosome 11, ASM5285725v1, whole genome shotgun sequence genome includes the window CCCTATTATTCATGACAGTGGCATTCCTAatacctttattcattacatatttttcatactctatcagatactcagcaccgttatttatccacacctcaagatacttgtaccaatccactacttctagcgttaactcctgcattctatgctcgccagcctcatcgttaaatatcatgacttcagattttttcttactaaacttgaaacctaatttatctccctctgtaccacatatgtctatcaactgtaaatcttccttgttgtcagccattagcactatatcatcggtgtatattagtcccagtaacgattgtttaatcaattctccttgcttgaaaaaagaaaggttgaagcctattCCGCTCCTTTCTGGCTTGGCTTCCAACCCTTGCCgctacaacatgaacaacaaaggagacagaggacatctttGCCTAGGCCCCCGCtttatctctacaggccctgatacatttatttcccattttatgagcactctgttacctctatatatatcttttaaaagattatttactccattttccacatacaatgtgcccagtatgtcccacaaatgctcctgagtgacgttgtcataggctcccctaatatccagaaattctagccataagggcctatgttccttttccgcaatttctatacactgtctcaatgaaaatagattgtcctccaacctcatttgtttccggaacccattctgtagttcccctaacaccccctcgttctccacccaagcctgcagtctatcctttataatttgcatcaccaccctgtaaacaacagatgtcactgttatggggcgatagttacttacgtctgctttgtccccctttcccttatatatcatgttcattctacttaatcgccattcatcggggactttctcatccactatcattttgttcactacctgtattattgtttgcttggatttttgtcctaacttctttatcaacataatcgggatacaatctggtcctgttgatgtgcctctaggaaccttcttctctgccctttcccactctccttgctcaagtgaagctattgctgtaaccggtctatcctcctgcgataaattatgtaccacgtgcctAGCTGacaatttttccgtcatccttgttcctatgtgttttattgcttcatccccttctagtcgaataccctcaactgtaacaataaacctttattctagcctagttttattactcattgcatttagatgtttccagaatttttgggctgcttttctatcctttttatttacttttgacatccattgggccccctttcttctaattttctcattaatcaaataggatccgtcccttctacactttatgaaggtatcccattttctgtctacttcgggttttggtgcCCCCTCTTCTTGAATATCTGTgctccctggacgcttcctgacgtttctctatcgccttcttgacctcctcatcccaccaacgcttgggtttgcgtctttttccttttagctttactcgcaccttagctagctctagctccagtaatcgagttattTTGATATAAgcccattctgtttcactatcctcaaaaattactttctcaatttgtttgccTGCTGGTTCCAATTACTTTTCTGAGTAAACATTCCCCTCTAAATGTTCATCTCCCTTCAGTCCTACTTTAGTTTCTCTTCTCAAACtgaacttgatacgcttgtggccactacctagacttctggaaccatgttcatctatgctcattacccctaatctattttACATCCtgtgtgacattagtgcataatctattgtcgagtgcagactccctgcctcccaagttatgagcccttcacacttctcggtactgttgcataaaactaaatcatgcctgtcacacatgtcctgcagcatgcttcctgtcgaatctgcgaacccatccaggtcttctatatgtgcgttcatgtcgcctgatataattatctcgccctgtcttactagctcatcaatgtcgcttgcatacattctaacattttcctgttttcctctttggcattagctcttgtccacaggtatacaaagccaaggagtgtttgctcccctgccacttctccttttagccataaatgttccttgcatcccagtttaacccatcggaaattcttacttttatgattGAACGCTCCagttccacccccccccctttctgctgccctctgttctgtTGCAATATTCCGATGGGTAgcctgggttacagggtggttgctccatgtctctaagatgcgtttccactaaaccagataccattaattcctcttgccttaactgttctatttcctcccatttcagtctattcctgccaccttgcatgtcaATGAAACATATATTTGAATTAACTTGACCCAGGcgtttgtgtctatttcttctcccatggttccatcgtccctttgatcttggttcttccttctttacactggttccctcagagctctgggtctcccaacaaaagctgttgcctggcgacctatcctactacccaccctcttgccagtggaaccaccgtagtgaatgccatcctgagcaaaagggtggggcctcgCCTCGTACACTTCCTTGTTAACTTCCATTACTCCGTATCTTAGTCGtagactcattaacctaattacacggttagcctcaacgatcctcctttccgtttcgctagcctgcttctggacctctgggattgtgcatatggtcacatgcgcactctcagaggcctctctaagcctacccatccccacttctaactgcttctcgagattctggcttctccccttcagcacatcgttgagaccagcatggataacgacaaggtgttcgccatccatgctgccccctaccacctcctgggctttggccattgcatctaccatgaaCTTctctgactgggcctccacctgcacccgcctgttcgccttcactgtcgtcaaaacgcctccctcaaccctcgctacgttcgagtcaccgactaccagaaccctcctccgctctaaccgttcgcttcctgacggcgactgttgccctccggatcgcactacctgtctctcccgccgccttACGCTACTGTAGCGAGTTTTTACCTCTCTCCCTTCCCCACTCAatgcctgctgcgctacagcactataggatcgacgagcctcgtcccccacctgacactgctctgaaccggggtgccctgccggccgagacctgagcgcttctacctgctcttctagctgggcccgctttccCGCTtctccttcagctcgcccacaatccCCGGCAACTGGTCGccattagcctcctccctctgAAGCCACttggcgacctgagtttctaattAATCCGTTtccctcgttccaccttcaggtcccctttgagttccttaatcgtaGCTGCCCAGTCCCCTTTCAACATCTGAACGGCcacctcaaaacgcttacatatcttgcacgcgaagctagtcccatctgcctcggctaagttTCTGAACTTgttctcgtctaaatagcaccaacggtggCACTCGGCACTGCACTAAATCCCAGTCCCCGtacaccttgactttcctagcttgccgacccatcgtccggttCACTACGCATCTTAAAAGAACGCCAAAACTCCAACACAAAAACCTTCGTCAcaacgcaacgtaaaagcccgccaatgaagcgttaccatattgcATTGCGAGCCGAACTCTAGGTCCATCTTTGTCCCCAGAGCGCCTCATGAAAGGACGCTGGCTTAAGTACGGTTAAAATTGCGTAATGTTAGATTTTAGATCTCTGGAAGATTTCCACGCGTCCTGTTAAGAGCATGCTTCGTGTTATGTATATGAAaagattctaaaagaaggcgcgaTAAGTTTTTCTTTGTGGCAATGACTGATGCTTCGTCCCAATCGATTGTGTGTCCCGGTGATACGCTGTGTTCTGCGAAAGTATT containing:
- the LOC144110842 gene encoding uncharacterized protein LOC144110842 is translated as MPERAKIDPILKGIDDDAFQMLLAKNPATIVDVITHSVRRRERQVVRSGGQQSPSGSERLERRRVLVVGDSNVARVEGGVLTTVKANRRVQVEAQSEKFMVDAMAKAQEVVGGSMDGEHLVVIHAGLNDVLKGRSQNLEKQLEVGMGRLREASESAHVTICTIPEVQKQASETERRIVEANRVIRLMSLRLRYGVMEVNKEVYEARPHPFAQDGIHYGGSTGKRVGSRIGRQATAFVGRPRALREPV